A stretch of DNA from Aciduliprofundum sp. MAR08-339:
ATCCTGGATTCTGGGGCATATACCACTCCTCTCATACTCGCATTCCCTGCAGAGATTACAGGCTCCTGGAAACAGGGCAAAGACATAGGGATACCTTGAAAACAGTTCCCTCTCACGATTCAGGATGTAATTCAACACATCCCTCTTCTCATCTTCAAAATTTTCCATATCCACTTCAAATTTCAGGAGAAGGGCTCTTTTATAACTCTTAACCCACTCCCTAGCCTCACGCCAGGATGGAACCAATGGGGGACAAGAGGGCCTCTTTCCATAGAAGGTGCAAGTACGGCATTTCCACACGGGTCTGGGGGATACAACGATTCTCGAGGCATCAATCTCCATCTCATAGACCAATTTCACGATGGGAAATACTCTCACA
This window harbors:
- a CDS encoding DUF2284 domain-containing protein encodes the protein MKLVYEMEIDASRIVVSPRPVWKCRTCTFYGKRPSCPPLVPSWREAREWVKSYKRALLLKFEVDMENFEDEKRDVLNYILNRERELFSRYPYVFALFPGACNLCRECEYERSGICPRIQDVRPSLDAIGVEITSFVRIDFGENVLYSLIFLD